A stretch of the Neisseria sp. DTU_2020_1000833_1_SI_GRL_NUU_006 genome encodes the following:
- a CDS encoding integrase core domain-containing protein, producing MNMHKNTRLTPHHRQAIWPAYTQGKESVTSPARRYQVSRVTIYRALKAARAKLLKPQTSTNNRFKQAKYGMKRLAKVERSIQEKLKKQAKRYNKSYPGELVHLDTKRLPLLKGQKVTDKRDYLFVAIDDFSREPYAAILPDKTADSAAKFLTEHLIDPCPYLIECVYSDNGTEYKGSANHAFGVACYENGIGQKFTRVARPQTNGKAERVIRTLMEMWHEKQSFESPEHRQKELCRFVNFYNTVKPHRSLNGDTPFEVLQAYFSQPVV from the coding sequence ATGAACATGCACAAAAATACCCGCCTCACCCCGCACCACCGACAAGCCATTTGGCCGGCCTACACGCAGGGGAAGGAAAGCGTCACCTCCCCGGCACGCCGCTACCAAGTCAGCCGCGTCACCATCTACCGCGCCCTTAAAGCCGCAAGGGCCAAGCTGCTCAAACCGCAAACCAGTACCAACAACCGTTTCAAACAGGCAAAGTACGGAATGAAACGCTTGGCCAAGGTAGAACGCAGCATTCAGGAAAAACTCAAAAAGCAGGCCAAACGCTACAATAAATCCTACCCCGGAGAGCTGGTGCATCTCGACACCAAACGGCTGCCGCTGCTCAAAGGGCAGAAAGTCACCGATAAGCGGGATTACCTGTTTGTCGCCATCGACGATTTCTCAAGGGAGCCATACGCCGCCATTTTGCCGGACAAAACCGCAGACAGCGCCGCCAAGTTTCTGACCGAACACCTGATTGATCCCTGCCCATACCTGATTGAGTGCGTTTACTCCGACAACGGTACGGAATACAAAGGCTCGGCCAACCATGCTTTCGGTGTAGCCTGTTACGAGAACGGGATTGGTCAAAAGTTTACCCGGGTTGCCCGTCCGCAGACCAACGGTAAGGCGGAGCGGGTTATCCGTACCCTGATGGAGATGTGGCATGAGAAACAGTCGTTTGAGAGTCCGGAACATCGGCAAAAGGAGTTGTGCCGCTTTGTTAATTTTTATAACACTGTGAAGCCACACCGCAGTTTGAACGGCGATACGCCGTTTGAGGTCTTGCAGGCTTATTTTTCTCAACCTGTTGTGTAA
- a CDS encoding DUF4143 domain-containing protein, whose amino-acid sequence MRQLVNVGSSGDFTRFMIAIAARSGELLNYSSVAQEIGVSVDTVKRWLTVLQTSGIVYLLQPYGNNHLKRAIKTPKVYMLNTGLMAYLTKWLTPETIQNGAKSGQFFETFIVGEIIKSFHNQGQEPPIYFYRDTNQKEIDLLIEHQQMLYPVEIKATANPNKKMAAAFNLLRNTLPANELGIAHGTIINQYPQKIWLAENLVAVPAAYV is encoded by the coding sequence GTGCGCCAATTGGTCAATGTCGGCAGCAGCGGCGATTTCACTCGGTTCATGATTGCTATTGCCGCCCGCAGCGGGGAGTTATTGAATTACAGCAGCGTGGCCCAGGAAATCGGCGTATCGGTGGATACCGTCAAGCGTTGGCTCACCGTGCTGCAAACATCGGGCATCGTCTATCTGCTGCAACCCTACGGCAACAACCACCTCAAACGCGCCATCAAAACCCCGAAAGTCTATATGCTGAACACCGGCCTGATGGCCTACCTGACCAAATGGCTGACGCCGGAAACCATTCAAAACGGAGCCAAGAGCGGGCAGTTTTTTGAAACCTTCATCGTGGGCGAAATCATCAAATCCTTCCACAACCAAGGCCAAGAACCGCCGATTTATTTTTACCGCGACACCAATCAAAAAGAAATCGACCTACTGATCGAACATCAGCAGATGCTGTATCCCGTTGAAATCAAGGCTACCGCCAATCCCAATAAAAAAATGGCCGCCGCTTTCAACCTACTGCGCAATACGCTGCCGGCAAACGAATTGGGCATTGCCCACGGTACGATTATCAACCAGTACCCGCAAAAAATCTGGTTGGCGGAGAATTTGGTTGCCGTGCCTGCGGCCTATGTTTGA